One stretch of Thermococcus sp. DNA includes these proteins:
- a CDS encoding cell wall-binding repeat-containing protein, producing the protein MLNRALALALIVLTISSLALPLMSAQRTQKPQYDLIIVRNDDLIDYIVSLPYAKLLGVPILPVNPKKLDPTTLVQLQSYAQSGWNHVLIVGDQQAVSDEVQNQLLDIGFSVQRIGGAVRTETAAKLALHFFPHGSDGVVVASSSDYGSTLAAARFAMNYNYPLLLTQEDALTESTAEAIKQLHPSEVFLVGTGMSPKVQESIEKMGYQTYWFKQDIVIKVPKETGTNWMAVLLAVLTSLTIAVPVSLYYAKKKWAANRVPIEVLTEKERIVVKAILEKGGTVKQEELPEMTGYSRPTISRIIQELEKKQLVEREKVGKTFIVKLTKEIVMRE; encoded by the coding sequence ATGCTAAACCGGGCGCTGGCTCTGGCTCTCATCGTTCTTACAATCTCATCCCTTGCACTTCCCTTAATGTCTGCGCAGAGGACCCAGAAGCCACAGTATGACCTTATAATAGTTCGGAATGACGATTTAATAGATTATATAGTCTCCCTCCCTTACGCGAAGCTTCTGGGCGTTCCCATTCTTCCCGTTAACCCGAAGAAGCTTGATCCCACCACCCTCGTCCAGCTCCAGAGCTACGCCCAGTCCGGGTGGAACCACGTTCTCATCGTTGGCGACCAGCAAGCGGTAAGCGACGAGGTCCAGAACCAGCTCCTTGACATAGGATTTTCTGTTCAGAGGATAGGAGGAGCTGTGAGAACCGAGACCGCCGCGAAGCTCGCACTACACTTCTTCCCCCACGGCTCTGATGGGGTCGTGGTAGCAAGCTCAAGCGACTATGGTTCTACCCTTGCCGCGGCGCGCTTCGCCATGAACTACAATTATCCCCTCCTGCTGACCCAGGAGGATGCACTCACTGAGTCAACGGCAGAAGCTATAAAACAGCTGCACCCCAGTGAGGTATTCCTTGTCGGAACAGGAATGTCACCAAAGGTTCAAGAGAGCATCGAGAAGATGGGCTACCAGACGTACTGGTTTAAACAGGATATAGTGATAAAGGTCCCGAAGGAGACGGGAACAAATTGGATGGCAGTTCTACTGGCGGTTCTGACCTCACTCACAATAGCGGTTCCGGTTTCGCTCTACTACGCAAAGAAGAAATGGGCCGCCAACAGGGTACCTATTGAGGTTCTAACCGAAAAGGAGCGCATAGTGGTCAAGGCCATTCTTGAAAAGGGCGGAACAGTCAAGCAGGAGGAGCTCCCGGAGATGACCGGTTACTCGAGGCCGACTATAAGCAGGATTATCCAGGAGCTTGAGAAGAAGCAGCTTGTTGAGAGGGAGAAGGTCGGGAAGACATTCATCGTTAAACTAACGAAGGAGATAGTGATGAGGGAGTAG
- a CDS encoding C2H2-type zinc finger protein, protein MVEVAELKAIVFYDRDGTRYYRCPRCGMFFRTQEEYTRHVNRTHGHLFRR, encoded by the coding sequence GTGGTGGAAGTGGCGGAGCTGAAGGCGATTGTCTTCTACGACCGCGATGGGACTCGCTACTACCGCTGCCCGCGCTGTGGAATGTTCTTCAGAACCCAGGAGGAGTACACGAGGCACGTCAACAGGACGCACGGCCACCTCTTCAGAAGGTGA